Proteins encoded in a region of the Ancylomarina subtilis genome:
- the lpxA gene encoding acyl-ACP--UDP-N-acetylglucosamine O-acyltransferase, which yields MKQPLAYVHPEAKIADNVVIEPFVTIDKDVVIEEGTRIGSNATILEGTRIGKNCNVFPGAVIGAVPQDLKYRGEKTTVEIGNNTTIRECVTINRGTSAKGKTIVGDNCLLMAYSHIAHDCVLGNNIIVGNASQIAGEVVIDDFAILSGLVAVHQFVHIGSHVMISGGSLVRKDVPPFVKAAREPVSYVGVNSIGLRRREYSNEKIREIQDVYRYLYQKGMNNFAAIEAIEAEMPASPERDEIILFVKNSKRGIMRGYFPE from the coding sequence ATGAAGCAACCCTTAGCTTATGTACATCCGGAGGCAAAAATTGCCGACAATGTGGTTATCGAGCCTTTCGTTACCATTGACAAGGATGTCGTGATTGAAGAAGGAACACGTATTGGTTCAAATGCAACCATTCTTGAAGGAACACGTATTGGAAAAAATTGTAATGTTTTTCCAGGTGCTGTTATTGGCGCTGTTCCTCAGGATTTAAAATATCGTGGTGAAAAAACAACCGTTGAGATTGGGAACAATACAACAATTCGCGAATGTGTAACCATTAACCGTGGTACCTCTGCAAAAGGTAAAACAATTGTGGGAGATAACTGTTTATTGATGGCCTATTCACATATTGCTCACGATTGTGTGTTGGGTAATAACATTATTGTAGGTAATGCGTCTCAAATTGCAGGTGAAGTTGTGATTGATGATTTTGCCATCTTAAGTGGATTGGTAGCCGTTCATCAGTTTGTACACATTGGTTCTCATGTGATGATTTCGGGTGGATCTCTTGTTCGTAAGGATGTTCCTCCTTTTGTGAAAGCTGCTCGCGAGCCCGTTTCTTATGTTGGAGTTAACTCTATAGGTTTACGTCGTCGTGAATATTCAAATGAGAAAATTCGTGAGATTCAGGATGTGTATCGTTACCTGTATCAAAAAGGGATGAATAATTTTGCCGCAATTGAAGCCATTGAAGCTGAAATGCCTGCTTCACCAGAGCGTGACGAGATTATTCTTTTCGTGAAGAATTCAAAAAGAGGTATTATGCGTGGGTATTTCCCAGAGTAA
- the thiL gene encoding thiamine-phosphate kinase, with protein MQENNTQGTDISTLGEFGLIKHLSKSIKLNQTSTLKGIGDDAAVLNQSGKKTIVTTDLLVEGIHFDLMYTPLRHLGYKAIVVNVSDVYAMNAEPKQVTVSIAISKRFTLEAIDEIYEGINMACEKYNVDLVGGDTTSSLTGLCISVTAIGEADEDQLAYRSGAKVNDLICVTGDLGAAYAGLQLLDREKRIFENNPNIQPDLTGHDYILERQLKPEARKDIFESLQDAKIVPTSMIDISDGLSSELFHICEESNVGCQIYEEKIPIDYETHKMAEELNMNYSIFALNGGEDYELLFTVPLDKFEEIEKIPDVKVIGHICDASKGKYMVARDNTEIALQAQGWTNFTE; from the coding sequence ATGCAGGAAAACAATACACAAGGAACCGATATATCGACACTGGGTGAGTTTGGTTTGATCAAACACCTCAGCAAAAGCATTAAATTAAATCAAACATCAACCCTTAAGGGCATTGGGGATGATGCAGCCGTTTTAAATCAATCAGGTAAAAAGACTATTGTGACAACCGATCTTTTGGTTGAAGGCATCCATTTTGATTTGATGTATACCCCACTTCGTCATTTGGGATATAAAGCCATTGTTGTAAATGTTTCTGATGTTTATGCGATGAATGCTGAACCCAAGCAGGTGACTGTTTCTATAGCCATATCTAAGCGTTTTACGCTTGAAGCAATTGATGAAATTTACGAAGGAATCAATATGGCTTGCGAGAAGTATAATGTTGATTTAGTTGGTGGCGATACCACGTCATCATTAACAGGTCTTTGTATTTCTGTTACTGCTATTGGTGAAGCTGACGAAGATCAATTGGCTTACCGTAGTGGAGCAAAAGTAAACGATTTAATTTGTGTGACTGGTGATTTAGGGGCGGCATATGCAGGCCTTCAACTTTTGGATAGAGAAAAACGTATTTTCGAGAACAATCCTAACATTCAGCCTGACTTAACAGGGCACGATTATATCCTGGAACGTCAATTGAAACCTGAGGCCAGAAAAGATATCTTCGAGAGCTTACAGGATGCTAAAATCGTTCCGACATCGATGATTGATATTTCTGATGGTTTATCATCAGAACTCTTCCATATTTGCGAAGAATCAAATGTGGGCTGCCAAATTTACGAAGAGAAAATTCCTATCGATTACGAAACACATAAAATGGCTGAAGAATTGAATATGAACTATTCGATTTTTGCCCTTAATGGTGGTGAGGATTACGAACTCCTTTTTACAGTGCCTCTTGACAAATTTGAAGAAATTGAAAAAATTCCTGATGTCAAAGTTATCGGTCATATCTGCGACGCAAGCAAAGGGAAATATATGGTTGCCCGCGACAATACCGAAATTGCACTTCAGGCTCAAGGTTGGACCAACTTTACAGAATAG
- a CDS encoding TlpA family protein disulfide reductase — MNRKIAILSIAVILVILIGILIKTQQINKENELAEETKVELTEMPEFCFQDTLGKVFTKANLQIGKPTLVIHFGNFCPYCHKEAKIIAHYFEEYKDFELVFVTTDKTPNINTFMEKNKLTEKSNIRVLRYENNEFEEAFGSKSLPCLFIFDKQFNLVQHFEGAVTARTLIKYTRVAKMR, encoded by the coding sequence ATGAACAGAAAAATAGCCATACTAAGCATAGCAGTCATATTAGTAATCCTAATTGGAATTCTTATAAAAACTCAGCAAATAAATAAAGAGAATGAATTAGCTGAAGAGACAAAGGTTGAACTCACTGAAATGCCTGAATTCTGTTTCCAGGATACCTTAGGCAAGGTTTTTACCAAAGCCAATTTACAAATAGGCAAACCAACACTAGTGATTCATTTTGGTAATTTTTGTCCTTACTGTCATAAGGAAGCCAAAATTATCGCTCATTATTTTGAGGAGTACAAAGACTTCGAATTGGTATTTGTAACAACAGACAAAACTCCAAATATTAATACTTTTATGGAGAAAAATAAACTGACTGAAAAATCAAATATTAGAGTACTGAGATATGAAAACAATGAATTCGAGGAAGCCTTCGGATCAAAATCATTGCCCTGCCTCTTTATTTTCGACAAGCAATTTAATCTCGTTCAGCATTTTGAGGGAGCTGTTACAGCTCGAACCCTGATTAAATATACACGGGTAGCAAAAATGAGATAA